CAGCCGAAGCACTGCCTTTCAAAGCGCTCCACCTTTCGCCGCTGGATCGCTATGTAGAGCTTCTTGAGCGGGTTCTTCTCGTAAGCCTCGTACCGCCGCCAGATCGATGACTCGATGTTGTGGGCGACTATCACGGTTGCGGGTCCGTGCAGGTCCCGGATAAAAACGGCGTATGGAGTCCACTCGCAGATCAGGACGTCGTACCGGCTCGCGGCGAGCAGCTCGTTCAGCCGGTCCCGAAACCGCCTGGTGTAGTGGCTCGTCACGATGTAGGGGTAAGGCGAAAACAGGTTGAGCAATAATCTTGCGTAGAACCGCACACCGGCCTGCGTTCGCTGCGGCGGGCGCACCACCACGGGCGAGATTTTGTGCCGGCGCAATTGTCGAAAAGACTCGCTGTCGGGCGTGCCGTAGGCAAGGTACGTTATCTCGTTGTCGCTGGCCAGGAGCCGGGTCAGGTTGAAGGTCCTGCTGCGTTTGCCGGAATTCACCGGGTAGGGAAGTTCTTCGTCGATGACCAGTATCTTCATCCTACGGCAGGTCCTCTTCTTTGAGCCTGGAAACCGAGAACTGGTACTTTCCCCGGGGCGTCATGGGAATCTGCGTGACATACTCGATATCGTACTTCATGGCGGGACCGAAAACACCCGAGACCGTCCGGGCCAGTTTTTCAAGGGTGTGTTGACCGAAGTCGGCGTCCTTGACGATCTTGAATGTGACCTGGTCCGGTTTTTCCTGTACGATCTGCACCTGCCTGAGGCCCGGGATGTGGATGACGAACGTATCCAGGATGCTTATGCCTGATATCTTCCTGCCTTCAGGTGTGTACAGGATATCGGCGGTTCTGCCGGAGACTCTGCCCAGGCGGGGCAGTCCCCGGCCACACGCGCACGCGCCGCCCAGGGTGGTGGCCGTGTCACCGATTTCGTAGCGTATGAACGGCATGCCCCGGTTGACCAGGTCGGTTATAACGAGGTCTCCGGGACGTGTATCGTCGCCCCCGATGATCTCGACGTACAGGCCTTCGGCGCTGATGTGCAGGCCGTCGTGCTGCTCGCATTCGGAGGCGATAAGTGACAATTCTTCGCACCCGTAGCGATCAAACACGATCCTGCCGAACACGGCCTCGACCGTTTGTCGTTCCTCGGCCGACAGCGTCTCCGCAGTGGAGACGATGCTGTCGAAACAGACGTCGGTAATGGCATTGTCCCTGAGGAATTTCGCGAAAAAGTACAGTGAATGTGCGTGCCCGATGAGCGAGTGCGGTCGGTAGCGGCGCAGCTTCCGGACGAAGGCAAGGAGGTACTCGTCATCCATCTTCAGCGTATCCATGTACAGCGTCCGCTCGCACAGGGCCTTGTACAGGCGCTCCTTGAGACTGTACTTCTTGTCCGTGTCTCCCCACAGCGCGGCCCGCCTGGCGCCCGGGAGGTAGCCGGCCCATCTGTCATGGCGATACGTAACGGCATACTTGAAACTGAAGGCCTCGGCGTCCACGTAAAGGTGAACCGGCAGGCCGGTCGATCCGCCGGTCCGCTTGTGGGTCATCTGCTCCCGTGAGTAGCCGCGGCTGATGAGGAGTTCGCTGTTCTGTCTTATGTCGTCCTTCGTAAGGGCGGGGAGCCGGGCGAACTCCTCCCGGGACGTGACGTCGTCAGGCGTCATGCCGGCGGCATCGAACCGTCGGCGGTAGAACGTGTTGTGGGCATATACGAAGTCGAGCAGCCGTTTGACTGCCTGCCACTGGTCGGCCCGGATTTGCTCCGGCGTAAAATACTGCGAACGCATCAGGTTTCGTATAATCGGCCCGTTGCGGATTCCCCAGCGGCGGTTATAGGCCGGAATGAAAACGTGTCGGGCGAGGGTACCTGGCAGATCCATCACGCCTCCACCTGGCGCGCCGTCGCGCCGGACGCCAATGCTGCGAGCGCCACCGTGAGAGCCGCCACCATGTACCAGGTGTACCGGTAGAGGTTGTGGCCGAACATGCCGGAGATAAGAAGGGCAAAGATGACAATGAGGAAGGCCTTGCTGAAAAGCGGAATCCATTGCATCGACTCGGGCAACTCCTCTCGTGTCAGCCGGCGCAAACGCTTCACAACGGCAAAGACAAAGTAGAACCAGGCGGCGAATCCGAGAATGCCGGTGGTCGCCAGCACTTCGATGTACAGGTTATGGGACTGCATCCACTGGGCGCGCCCGAACCTGCCCGAGGCGTTGGCCCAGGCGAACGCGCCTGCGCCCACCCCGAGGATGGGGTGCTCGGGAACCATGCGCAGCCCGGCCTGCCAGATCTCCCAGCGGCCGGAAGAGACGTCGTTGATATCTTCGCCCAACTCGGTAAACCGGGCGTAGCGGGCCTGGTATTGCTCGGGCAGCGCGAACCAGGCGGCCACCAGAAGCAGCACAGCCGCTGAGTAGTTCAGCAGCTTTTGCCTGGAGAAGGCCAGGCCGCCGAACAGGACGCCGAAAAAGGCCAGCAGGCCGCTGCGCGAGGCCGTGATCATCATCAGGTAGGTCATGAACAGCGACAACACGGCCATGCCGACCTTGGCCAGGGCGTGACGATAGTAGAGCGCCGCCGCGACGCAGATCGGTATCGAAGACACAAGCGTTGCCCCGAACGCGTTGGGGTCCTCGGAAATAGACGTCCTACCGGACAGGCGATCGACGTTCATCGTGTGGATGAATTCCCCGGAAAGGTACAGCCTGAAGGCGTCCAGCGCAATGTAGGTGATGAGGATGACGAACGCCGATACGAACGTCATGAACCGCTTTCGAGAATCGACGATCGAGATTATCAGGTAGGCGAAGACGAGAAGCTTCAGGAAGCGGACGCAGTGGTCCTTGGTCTGCGTCATCTCGTACGAGGTGAACAGCGACAGGGCCATGACGGCCAGAATGGCTACCATCGAAAGAGTTATCTTGTCGCTCGGGAACGTAACCTTTCCTTCTCGCAGCTTCTGGCGGACAACAACGCTGATAACTGCGAAGACGCCCACGAGCAGTTCCAGGCGCAGGGGGGCGATTGACGGGTACACTTCGCCGGGGCGAAGCAGGAAGAGAGCCAGGTAGATCAGAAGCCCCCACATGGGGTACTTGAGGATCAGGGCAAGATTGACGAGGCCGGCGACGGCCACCATGATGAAGAGGGGGTCGACGAACACCGAGGCGAGCCCGGCGGCGACGGCGAACAGCAGGAGGAGGCCCCAGCCAATATGCCGATAGGTGACCGCCTGTCTGCTAATCCGCTCCATATTCTCTACCAACAACCGGCGTTGTCATGCGGCCGGCCGGGTTTGCCCGGCGCTCGGCACGCATGATCGGCAGTGCCCGAAAGCGGCGCCCGGGGGCCTCACGAGTTCCGCCCCGGTTGCTTGCGACCGACAAACAGCAGGTACGGACTGAAGAGAAAGCTCTCGAAACCGCCCCTGGGCACGACCAGGTACAGCATGATATCGACCAGCCGCTGAAATTTCAACAGGAGCTTCATGAGCAGGAGCTTGACCGGCGTCTTGTTGGGGCCGTAAATCAACCCGAGATTGAGCGTGCCGATGTACTTGCACACAACGACGTCGACCGACCCGTCCCGAAAGTATGACAGCAGTTTCTTCTTGCGCATGATAGCCAGGTTGTGGGCTTTCAGCGTATGCGGGGCGAAGAACCTGATAAGCGCGTAGTTGAACCACCTGAAGTTGGGCACGGCAATCGACAGCGTACCGCCCGGTTTGAGCAGGTCGAGGTGTTTGGCGATAACGTCAGCCGTGTCGTCGAAGTGCTCGATGAATCCGTTCGACATCACGATGTCGAAATGCTCACGGTAAGCGGCCTGGAAAGCGTCGTCGAAAAAGTCGGACTGAATCACGTTGTCGGCGCTGATCCCGTTCCCCTCGAAGAGGGCGCGATTCTGGTCGGCTCCGATTTGCGTGTACTCCACGCCGTACGGGACGTGGCCGAAATTCCGGTGAAGCCTGAGCAGCTTGTCGCCGGGGGCGCTGCCGATCTCGACCAGCTTCAGGTCGCCTTTCGGCAAGTACTTCGCGCACGCTACGTCGAACGCCAGGTGAGCGGCGTAGCCCCGCTCAATACCCGGAAAGAGCCTGTCCCTGATCCGCCGTTTCCCGGACGGCGGCTGGTCCGGGCGTTTGCCGTCGGTCGCGCTCTGCATGCTTTGCCAGTACCGACTGTCTGTCAGCCGCTTGTTTTTCATCGTTTGCGAATGGCTTCCCCGGATAGTCGACTCGTCAGTTGCGAGTTGATCGTCGTTGTCGCAATGGGTTCTGCGATTCTATGATGTAACCTACCATATGAAATCCGGTTTTGGAACCGTTTTTTCTTCCCTGCACGGTTGTGACGCCGCGCCGACTTCAACGTTGTCGCGTCCGTAGAAACGCCGGCAGCCTGGCGGCCAACCCGGCTCTGGTGTCGCGGTCAAGCACCCGCCACCAGAAACCCAGCAGGAGAGCGGCGCAAAGCACGGCCACCTTGGCCACGAGACCAAACCAGCCCCAGGCCGGAAGGTATTCCCTGGTGAGAAAGGCCGGCGGCACCGTAAACACGAGCGCCGTAAGCGCCATTTTCCCCGAGTTATAGTAAAATGATCGCAGGCTGCCCTGAATGATACGGTGGAACACATAGGGGAAAACGAACGCATATATGATGAATTGCGGGATGATCGTCCCCAGTGCCACGCCGTACACGCCCAGCGGTTTTACGAGGATGACG
The genomic region above belongs to Acidobacteriota bacterium and contains:
- a CDS encoding phenylacetate--CoA ligase family protein, with the protein product MDLPGTLARHVFIPAYNRRWGIRNGPIIRNLMRSQYFTPEQIRADQWQAVKRLLDFVYAHNTFYRRRFDAAGMTPDDVTSREEFARLPALTKDDIRQNSELLISRGYSREQMTHKRTGGSTGLPVHLYVDAEAFSFKYAVTYRHDRWAGYLPGARRAALWGDTDKKYSLKERLYKALCERTLYMDTLKMDDEYLLAFVRKLRRYRPHSLIGHAHSLYFFAKFLRDNAITDVCFDSIVSTAETLSAEERQTVEAVFGRIVFDRYGCEELSLIASECEQHDGLHISAEGLYVEIIGGDDTRPGDLVITDLVNRGMPFIRYEIGDTATTLGGACACGRGLPRLGRVSGRTADILYTPEGRKISGISILDTFVIHIPGLRQVQIVQEKPDQVTFKIVKDADFGQHTLEKLARTVSGVFGPAMKYDIEYVTQIPMTPRGKYQFSVSRLKEEDLP
- a CDS encoding O-antigen ligase family protein, which codes for MERISRQAVTYRHIGWGLLLLFAVAAGLASVFVDPLFIMVAVAGLVNLALILKYPMWGLLIYLALFLLRPGEVYPSIAPLRLELLVGVFAVISVVVRQKLREGKVTFPSDKITLSMVAILAVMALSLFTSYEMTQTKDHCVRFLKLLVFAYLIISIVDSRKRFMTFVSAFVILITYIALDAFRLYLSGEFIHTMNVDRLSGRTSISEDPNAFGATLVSSIPICVAAALYYRHALAKVGMAVLSLFMTYLMMITASRSGLLAFFGVLFGGLAFSRQKLLNYSAAVLLLVAAWFALPEQYQARYARFTELGEDINDVSSGRWEIWQAGLRMVPEHPILGVGAGAFAWANASGRFGRAQWMQSHNLYIEVLATTGILGFAAWFYFVFAVVKRLRRLTREELPESMQWIPLFSKAFLIVIFALLISGMFGHNLYRYTWYMVAALTVALAALASGATARQVEA
- a CDS encoding methyltransferase domain-containing protein, with protein sequence MKNKRLTDSRYWQSMQSATDGKRPDQPPSGKRRIRDRLFPGIERGYAAHLAFDVACAKYLPKGDLKLVEIGSAPGDKLLRLHRNFGHVPYGVEYTQIGADQNRALFEGNGISADNVIQSDFFDDAFQAAYREHFDIVMSNGFIEHFDDTADVIAKHLDLLKPGGTLSIAVPNFRWFNYALIRFFAPHTLKAHNLAIMRKKKLLSYFRDGSVDVVVCKYIGTLNLGLIYGPNKTPVKLLLMKLLLKFQRLVDIMLYLVVPRGGFESFLFSPYLLFVGRKQPGRNS